In Candidatus Hydrogenedens sp., the genomic window AAACCTCATACCCGAGATTGAGCAAGATTTCAGCTAAACCGCTCATCCCAATACCACCAACACCAACAAAATGAACTTTTCGCTTTACTCCATTCATTCCTTTGACCCTAAAAGTAAAATACGATATATAGTATACAATATATAGTATAAAAACAAAAAAGCAAAAATCAATATTTTTTTATAATTAGCTCTCTTTGTCTGGTAGTTCTTTATTATATTTTTCTTGTGAACGTTTAGCCCGTTTTGCTTTTTGTTTTTTTATTTTGCTTATTTTCTTTGAGATAGGTGCTTCTTTCCCAAGTTTTTGTAACTCTATGAGTTCACATAACCGTCGCCGAGCCAGAAAACGGTTTATCGATTGCGAACGAGATGTGTCCATCTTCACCTCAATCCCTGATGGGATATGTTTCAGATATACACCTGTTGACGTATGATTGACTTTCTGTCCTCCTGGTCCCCGAGCAGAAATAAATTGCTCTATCAAATCTTTTTCAAATATCCCTAATCCTTCCATTCTTTTATAGAGTTCTTCTTCTTTCTTTTGCGATATTCCGAAAAACATTTAATCAATTGGTTTATGGTAAATTTTTTTGGCTCAATGATTTAGTATCAGGAACAGTCCAGTCTGGTTTTGGTGTGTCTTTAAATGGTAGTTTGTTTAATCCTTCAGGCGGTTTTTTCTTAAAGAAAAAGTGATCAGCGAAATCTAAAACGACATCCCAATCCGATGGTTGAAGTGCATGTTCCCCTTCACGATAATGGATTCCAATATTTTCTGTAGCACCTAAAAATTGGTAGACAGGCACTGTACATTCATGCATGACCTGCGTACCCATAGGATTTGCCCATAAATCACCTAAAGCTTCACGAGATAGTTGTCCACGTGGTGCAATAAGTGCCTTTAAAAAATGCTGGTCAAATGGCAATCGGTC contains:
- a CDS encoding peptide chain release factor-like protein; this translates as MFFGISQKKEEELYKRMEGLGIFEKDLIEQFISARGPGGQKVNHTSTGVYLKHIPSGIEVKMDTSRSQSINRFLARRRLCELIELQKLGKEAPISKKISKIKKQKAKRAKRSQEKYNKELPDKES